A single Triticum dicoccoides isolate Atlit2015 ecotype Zavitan chromosome 2A, WEW_v2.0, whole genome shotgun sequence DNA region contains:
- the LOC119355555 gene encoding uncharacterized protein LOC119355555, translated as MSLHNECQRQQLRGSNSAKPQTFWTICPTCGTKYQYHHAILLKFVRCQNCSKPFIAHVSTEQPAPSGPDQQFAGVWKNAGIFSEIRSLQKFEPGQVWALYSDKDKCPNCYALIQKVDLKNNKVHARWLEVCPDGEVEKRLVEDRTVGCGTYRVSTTRGITIYTDTKHFSHPVHAIFTGRRNSYEIYPRKGEVWALLKGWDICWSSDAHNQKNYKYEVVQVLSDFTTGTSIVVIPLVKIKVFISLFIQSKEATPYLIPQEDTVWFSHCVPYHLMSGAESEGIPEGALELDPTALPLNLAEALTCVVPESSSLKGLKFDAKYAGSSSGNNSHKGSMKVGERQHATCTNAGIFTKTPAAENRGHNTPFSVGGTDVDELSGHIVQAKVSCPEFFNFDQLRGVNQFRMNQVWAVYDSRSCMPRSYARITKVKRAPKFMVHFIWLEFDPTNKEELAWSCGELPVACGHFRRGKSETAQETCMFSHTISCQKSKMRNSYDIYPRKGEVWALFKGWDIGWGSDAGNHTNYEYEVVQVVSDFTTGTSIIVMPLVKIKGFVSLFMQSKEGSAYPIPRDSTLRFSHCVPHHLMCGTEREGVPQGSLELDPAALPLHLEEAFASVVLEKSSAKCQEFDAKCPGSSGGNNSRKGSVRYGEKQDATCMNTWTFAKMPKEEKTEHNTPSAVECTHVGEKSEDIVRTEYECPDSEFYEFSETRLLPKFGPGQIWSIYSDIDKFPNYYAFIESVDLKNNKVQARWLDACPRGEEERRLVTEDRPVGCGTFKVSTAQGLMTYTGAEIAECFSRLVLARPTGRRNEYEIVPRLGEVWAVYKDWKAGWTARHFSSCDYQLVEIFCHTNSSIRVRLLRKVDGYRAVFTKETTVETIGKDEYLKFSHQIPCFHLTNEGGGKLRGCLELDPYSVPEEFLLTD; from the coding sequence ATGAGTCTCCATAATGAGTGTCAACGACAACAGCTGCGTGGCTCAAACTCTGCAAAGCCACAAACATTTTGGACCATCTGTCCAACTTGTGGCACCAAATATCAGTACCACCATGCAATTTTGTTGAAATTTGTCCGCTGCCAGAATTGCTCGAAGCCCTTTATAGCACATGTTTCAACTGAGCAACCTGCTCCTTCTGGTCCAGATCAACAGTTTGCTGGGGTGTGGAAAAATGCAGGAATATTTTCAGAAATTAGATCGCTTCAGAAGTTCGAACCTGGGCAGGTCTGGGCACTCTACAGTGACAAAGATAAGTGTCCCAACTGCTATGCCTTGATACAGAAAGTTGATCTCAAGAACAATAAAGTACATGCAAGATGGCTGGAAGTTTGTCCTGATGGGGAGGTGGAGAAAAGATTGGTAGAAGATCGAACTGTTGGGTGCGGAACATATAGGGTCTCCACCACCCGTGGTATTACGATTTACACCGACACGAAACACTTTTCTCATCCTGTACATGCCATATTCACTGGTAGAAGGAACTCTTATGAGATATATCCTAGGAAAGGTGAAGTTTGGGCCCTTCTCAAGGGATGGGATATTTGTTGGAGTTCAGATGCTCACAACCAAAAGAACTACAAATATGAAGTTGTTCAGGTCCTCTCTGATTTCACGACAGGCACCAGTATCGTTGTCATTCCGCTTGTAAAGATAAAAGTCTTTATTAGCTTATTTATACAGTCTAAAGAGGCCACCCCATACCTGATACCTCAGGAGGACACGGTATGGTTCTCACATTGCGTCCCGTATCATTTGATGAGTGGAGCTGAAAGTGAAGGCATTCCAGAAGGAGCTCTGGAGCTTGATCCTACAGCTCTTCCCCTTAACTTGGCAGAGGCTCTTACCTGTGTTGTTCCAGAAAGCAGTTCACTAAAAGGCCTGAAGTTTGATGCCAAATATGCTGGCTCATCCAGTGGAAATAATTCTCACAAGGGATCCATGAAGGTTGGGGAGAGGCAACATGCTACGTGCACAAATGCAGGGATCTTTACAAAGACACCGGCGGCTGAGAACAGAGGACATAACACTCCATTTTCTGTAGGAGGTACAGATGTTGATGAGCTATCTGGTCATATTGTTCAAGCAAAAGTATCATGTCCTGAATTTTTCAACTTTGACCAACTTCGAGGTGTAAATCAGTTTAGAATGAACCAGGTCTGGGCTGTCTATGATAGTCGAAGCTGTATGCCAAGATCTTATGCTCGAATTACAAAGGTAAAGAGGGCCCCCAAGTTTATGGTACACTTTATTTGGCTGGAGTTTGATCCCACAAATAAAGAGGAGCTGGCTTGGTCTTGTGGGGAACTGCCTGTTGCTTGTGGACATTTCAGGCGTGGAAAATCAGAAACAGCTCAAGAAACTTGCATGTTCTCTCATACTATTTCCTGTCAGAAAAGCAAGATGAGAAACTCCTATGATATATATCCTAGGAAAGGTGAAGTTTGGGCCCTTTTTAAGGGATGGGACATTGGTTGGGGTTCAGATGCTGGCAACCACACAAACTATGAGTATGAGGTTGTTCAAGTTGTCTCTGATTTCACTACAGGAACTAGCATCATCGTCATGCCGCTTGTAAAAATAAAAGGTTTCGTCAGCTTATTTATGCAGTCAAAAGAGGGAAGTGCGTACCCGATACCGCGGGATAGCACACTGAGGTTTTCACATTGTGTCCCTCATCATCTGATGTGTGGAACTGAAAGAGAAGGCGTTCCACAAGGAAGTCTTGAGCTCGATCCTGCAGCACTCCCCCTTCATTTGGAAGAGGCCTTTGCTTCTGTTGTCCTGGAAAAAAGTTCAGCAAAATGTCAGGAGTTTGATGCCAAATGTCCTGGTTCATCAGGTGGAAATAACTCTCGCAAGGGATCCGTTAGGTACGGAGAGAAGCAAGATGCGACATGCATGAACACATGGACGTTTGCAAAGATGCCAAAAGAAGAGAAGACAGAGCATAACACTCCATCTGCTGTAGAATGTACACATGTTGGTGAGAAATCTGAAGATATTGTCCGAACAGAATATGAATGTCCGGATTCAGAGTTCTATGAATTTTCAGAAACAAGACTGCTTCCCAAGTTCGGACCTGGGCAGATCTGGTCCATCTACAGCGATATCGATAAGTTCCCCAATTACTATGCCTTCATAGAGAGTGTTGATCTCAAGAACAACAAAGTACAAGCAAGATGGCTTGATGCATGCCCCCGGGGAGAGGAGGAGAGAAGACTGGTGACAGAAGATCGGCCTGTTGGCTGCGGAACCTTTAAGGTTTCCACTGCGCAGGGCCTTATGACTTACACTGGTGCAGAAATAGCAGAATGCTTTTCTCGTCTTGTGCTTGCTAGACCAACTGGCAGACGAAACGAATATGAAATCGTGCCTCGCCTTGGTGAGGTCTGGGCCGTTTACAAGGACTGGAAGGCTGGATGGACTGCACGCCATTTTAGCAGCTGTGACTATCAGTTGGTGGAGATATTCTGCCACACTAATTCGTCCATACGAGTTCGGCTGTTAAGAAAGGTTGATGGTTACAGGGCAGTATTTACAAAGGAGACAACTGTGGAGACCATAGGCAAGGATGAGTACCTGAAGTTCTCTCACCAGATCCCTTGCTTCCATCTGACAAACGAAGGAGGAGGCAAGCTTCGAGGCTGTTTGGAGCTGGATCCTTATTCCGTGCCGGAGGAGTTTCTCCTGACTGATTGA